In one window of Candidatus Avedoeria danica DNA:
- the argS gene encoding arginine--tRNA ligase — MKSIEEVLSERVRDAAANALGMQVDGTVHLEVSNRPDLGDFATSVAFTLAKAVRQPPLAVAELIAAALGGAAGDGDMIAGASASAPGFVNIRLSPAQLALSVDGICRAGGRIAQRAPTGEKVVVEHTNINPNKAAHVGHFRNACLGDSVVRVLRRLGHTVEVQNYIDDTGVQVADVVVGLRFLEVPPQGDQPFDRYCSDVYVAVQHAYAADPALLARRREVQASVEEGHGPLAAFVHDIAGRIVVANLATMARAGIEYDVLTWESHILGLGFWQTAFERLRDGGALRFETEGPNAGCWVVPFGAGTVELEGKTVSEDKVLVTSQGTITYTAKDIAYQLWKFGLLGRDFAYRLWGAQADGQPLWTTALDDGNPDAPAFAHGDRVVNVIDVRQSYPQQVVYECLRRLGFAAQADRSHHLAYGVVNLSAAAARELGVAVDEGQLVVAMSGRGGIQVFADDLLDRLAARLAERTADPEVASAVAVGAARYYMLKCGNTQDIAFDFDDALRTTGETGVYLQYALVRARGILRRLAEAGVNAVPAPPPPVLGEADRALVLHMLRWPRALATAGDALTAQPVAKFAFDLAAAFSAFYDNTGPIVQETDACVQAWRAGLVHAFDLLFGDVLDTLGIPALDRI, encoded by the coding sequence TTGAAGAGCATCGAAGAAGTTCTGTCCGAACGCGTTCGCGACGCCGCCGCGAACGCGCTTGGCATGCAGGTGGACGGCACGGTTCACCTTGAGGTGTCCAATCGCCCCGATCTCGGCGACTTCGCCACGTCCGTCGCCTTCACGTTGGCCAAGGCCGTCCGCCAACCGCCGCTGGCGGTGGCGGAGTTGATCGCCGCGGCGCTGGGCGGCGCAGCAGGCGACGGTGACATGATCGCCGGTGCGTCGGCCAGCGCGCCCGGGTTCGTGAACATCCGACTGAGCCCGGCCCAGCTGGCCCTGTCGGTCGACGGGATCTGCCGTGCGGGCGGCCGCATCGCCCAGCGTGCGCCAACGGGCGAAAAGGTCGTCGTCGAGCACACGAACATCAACCCGAACAAGGCCGCGCATGTCGGCCACTTCCGCAACGCCTGCCTCGGCGACTCCGTCGTGCGGGTCCTGCGGCGCCTCGGCCACACCGTCGAGGTCCAGAATTACATCGACGACACCGGGGTGCAGGTGGCGGACGTCGTCGTCGGGCTGCGCTTCCTCGAGGTGCCGCCGCAGGGGGATCAGCCGTTCGATCGCTACTGCTCGGACGTCTACGTGGCCGTCCAGCATGCGTATGCGGCCGATCCGGCGCTCCTCGCCCGGCGGCGCGAAGTGCAGGCGTCCGTCGAGGAAGGGCATGGACCGCTCGCCGCGTTCGTGCACGACATCGCCGGTCGGATCGTCGTGGCCAACCTGGCGACGATGGCGCGCGCCGGGATCGAATACGATGTGTTGACCTGGGAGTCCCACATCCTCGGCCTCGGCTTCTGGCAGACCGCCTTCGAGCGGCTCCGCGACGGCGGCGCGCTGCGCTTCGAGACGGAAGGGCCGAACGCCGGCTGCTGGGTCGTTCCGTTCGGCGCCGGCACGGTCGAGCTCGAAGGCAAGACCGTGAGCGAGGACAAGGTGCTCGTGACGAGCCAGGGGACGATCACGTACACCGCCAAGGACATCGCCTACCAGCTCTGGAAGTTCGGTCTGCTCGGCCGGGACTTCGCCTACCGACTGTGGGGCGCCCAGGCCGACGGCCAGCCGCTTTGGACGACCGCCCTCGACGACGGCAACCCCGACGCACCCGCTTTCGCGCACGGCGACCGCGTCGTCAACGTGATCGACGTGCGGCAATCCTATCCCCAGCAAGTGGTGTACGAGTGCCTGCGCCGGCTCGGCTTCGCGGCGCAGGCGGATCGATCGCACCACTTGGCGTACGGCGTCGTCAACCTGAGCGCCGCGGCGGCACGCGAGCTCGGCGTTGCGGTCGACGAGGGACAGTTGGTGGTGGCGATGAGCGGCCGCGGCGGCATCCAGGTGTTCGCCGACGACCTGCTCGACCGCCTGGCGGCGCGATTGGCCGAGCGGACGGCCGATCCCGAGGTTGCCTCGGCCGTGGCCGTCGGCGCGGCGCGGTACTACATGCTGAAATGCGGCAACACCCAGGACATCGCCTTCGACTTCGACGACGCGCTTCGCACGACCGGCGAGACCGGCGTCTATCTGCAATACGCGCTCGTTCGTGCCCGCGGGATCCTGCGCCGCCTGGCCGAGGCGGGCGTGAACGCGGTGCCCGCCCCGCCGCCGCCCGTGCTCGGCGAGGCCGACCGCGCCCTCGTGCTGCACATGTTGCGCTGGCCCCGTGCGCTGGCCACTGCCGGCGACGCGCTGACGGCGCAGCCCGTCGCCAAGTTCGCGTTCGATCTCGCTGCGGCGTTCAGCGCCTTTTATGACAACACGGGACCGATCGTCCAAGAGACCGACGCCTGCGTGCAGGCTTGGCGAGCCGGCCTCGTGCACGCGTTCGACCTCCTGTTCGGCGACGTGCTCGACACGCTCGGCATTCCGGCGCTCGATCGGATCTGA